A stretch of the Amycolatopsis sp. BJA-103 genome encodes the following:
- a CDS encoding transglycosylase SLT domain-containing protein produces MADIDFPPNWPQVTEKAKQVEGIKPESIQKAADQFHAAATQAGDHSASLKSSTDALNGGVWKGPAADAFFDYVKQITSAGDRVKGHLDEISKDLGELQVQLSDIKRKIEDANKTAHDTIQKCIDTENPKVAAARQQAADAANPDKKVQPPNPSADQIITAANAANLKTASGAVESIGGLLTQADGLIKKSQELMKKDVEGGGYSKVPMPGKDGSVPKRTGGLHTGGGGGGGGGGGGGGGGGLGSSGGPPSTTPPGNVQQWIQEAIKILQAAGIPVTEADINKIWTIIEKESGGNPNAINNWDSNAAKGTPSKGLMQCIDPTFNAHKLPGHDDIYNPIDNIIAGVRYTFSRYGGFEGHPGLKSMAGGGGYQGY; encoded by the coding sequence GTGGCCGATATTGACTTTCCGCCGAACTGGCCGCAGGTCACCGAGAAGGCGAAGCAGGTCGAAGGCATCAAGCCGGAGTCCATTCAGAAGGCCGCGGACCAATTCCACGCGGCCGCGACGCAGGCCGGTGACCACAGTGCCTCGCTGAAATCGTCGACCGACGCGTTGAACGGTGGCGTCTGGAAAGGTCCCGCCGCCGACGCCTTCTTCGACTACGTGAAGCAGATCACCTCCGCTGGGGACCGCGTAAAGGGACACCTGGACGAGATCAGCAAGGACCTTGGCGAACTCCAAGTCCAGCTGAGCGATATCAAGCGCAAGATCGAGGACGCCAACAAGACGGCGCACGACACGATTCAGAAGTGCATCGACACGGAGAACCCGAAGGTCGCGGCAGCTCGTCAGCAGGCCGCTGACGCCGCGAATCCGGACAAAAAGGTGCAGCCGCCGAACCCGAGCGCCGACCAGATCATCACGGCGGCCAACGCCGCCAACCTGAAGACGGCGAGCGGAGCCGTCGAATCCATCGGCGGACTGCTGACCCAGGCGGACGGACTGATCAAGAAGTCCCAAGAGCTGATGAAGAAGGACGTGGAGGGCGGCGGCTACTCCAAGGTCCCGATGCCCGGCAAGGACGGCTCCGTTCCCAAGCGCACCGGTGGTCTCCACACCGGAGGTGGCGGTGGAGGGGGCGGCGGCGGTGGTGGCGGTGGGGGTGGCGGCCTCGGGTCGAGTGGCGGTCCGCCGTCGACGACCCCGCCGGGCAACGTCCAGCAGTGGATCCAGGAAGCCATCAAGATCCTGCAGGCGGCCGGTATCCCGGTGACCGAAGCCGACATCAACAAGATCTGGACGATCATCGAGAAGGAGTCCGGCGGTAATCCCAACGCCATCAACAACTGGGACTCCAACGCGGCGAAGGGCACTCCGTCCAAGGGCCTGATGCAGTGCATCGACCCGACCTTCAACGCGCACAAGCTTCCGGGGCACGACGACATCTACAACCCGATCGACAACATCATCGCGGGCGTGCGGTACACGTTCTCGCGGTACGGCGGTTTCGAAGGGCACCCGGGCCTGAAGTCGATGGCCGGTGGCGGCGGATACCAGGGCTACTAA
- the purB gene encoding adenylosuccinate lyase encodes MTDKPLIPNVLAGRYASRELVELWSPERKVVLERELWLAVLRAQADLGVEVGEGVVADYERVLEQVDLDSIAARERVTRHDVKARIEEFNALAGHEHVHKGMTSRDLTENVEQLQVRRSLELVRSRVGAVLVRLASIAVEHSDTVMAGRSHNVAAQATTLGKRFATAADELLVAFERLDELIGRYPLRGIKGPVGTAQDMLDLLGDESTLDELESRVATHLGFERVFTSVGQVYPRSLDFDVLSTVVQLAAAPSSLAKTIRLMAGHELVTEGFKPGQVGSSAMPHKMNTRSCERVNGLAVVLRGYLSMIGELSGDQWNEGDVSDSVVRRVALPDAFFALDGLLETFLTVLAEFGAFPAVIARELDRYLPFLATTKVLMASVRAGVGRETAHEAIKENAVGVALAMREQGLAENDLLDRLAADERIPLDRGELDKLLADRISFTGVAPRQVAAIASRVQAVLERFPEAAGYSPAPIL; translated from the coding sequence GTGACGGACAAGCCCCTCATCCCCAACGTGCTCGCCGGCCGCTACGCCTCGCGTGAGCTGGTCGAACTGTGGTCCCCGGAACGCAAGGTCGTGCTGGAGCGCGAGCTCTGGCTCGCCGTGCTCCGGGCGCAGGCCGACCTCGGCGTCGAGGTGGGAGAAGGTGTCGTCGCCGACTACGAGCGCGTGCTGGAGCAGGTCGACCTCGACTCGATCGCCGCCCGCGAGCGGGTCACCCGCCACGACGTCAAGGCCCGGATCGAGGAGTTCAACGCGCTCGCCGGGCACGAGCACGTCCACAAGGGCATGACGTCGCGTGACCTCACCGAGAACGTCGAGCAGCTGCAGGTGCGGCGCTCGCTGGAGCTGGTCCGCAGCCGCGTCGGCGCGGTACTCGTCCGGCTCGCCTCGATCGCGGTCGAACACTCCGACACGGTGATGGCGGGACGTTCGCACAACGTCGCCGCGCAGGCGACGACGCTGGGCAAGCGGTTCGCCACCGCCGCCGACGAACTGCTCGTCGCGTTCGAGCGGCTCGACGAGCTGATCGGCCGCTACCCGCTGCGCGGGATCAAGGGACCGGTCGGCACCGCGCAGGACATGCTCGACCTCCTCGGCGACGAGTCCACTTTGGACGAACTGGAGTCGCGGGTCGCGACCCACCTCGGCTTCGAGCGGGTATTCACCAGCGTCGGCCAGGTGTACCCGCGGTCGCTCGACTTCGACGTGCTGTCCACGGTGGTCCAGCTCGCGGCCGCGCCGTCGAGCCTGGCGAAGACGATCCGCCTGATGGCGGGCCACGAGCTGGTCACCGAGGGCTTCAAGCCGGGCCAGGTCGGCTCGTCGGCCATGCCGCACAAGATGAACACGCGTTCGTGCGAGCGGGTCAACGGCCTCGCCGTGGTGCTGCGCGGTTACCTGTCGATGATCGGCGAGCTCTCCGGCGACCAGTGGAACGAAGGCGACGTCTCCGACTCCGTCGTCCGCCGGGTCGCGCTGCCCGACGCGTTCTTCGCGCTCGACGGCCTGCTGGAGACCTTCCTCACGGTGCTGGCCGAGTTCGGTGCTTTCCCGGCCGTCATCGCACGTGAGCTCGATCGCTATCTGCCGTTCCTCGCGACCACCAAGGTGCTCATGGCCTCGGTCCGCGCGGGCGTCGGGCGTGAAACCGCTCACGAGGCCATCAAGGAGAACGCCGTCGGCGTCGCGCTCGCGATGCGGGAGCAGGGGCTGGCGGAGAACGACCTCCTCGACCGCCTCGCCGCCGACGAGCGCATCCCGCTCGACCGCGGTGAGCTGGACAAACTCCTCGCCGACCGGATCTCGTTCACCGGTGTCGCGCCGCGTCAGGTGGCCGCGATCGCTTCGCGCGTCCAGGCGGTCCTGGAACGTTTCCCGGAGGCCGCCGGTTACTCGCCCGCGCCTATCCTCTGA
- a CDS encoding SAM-dependent methyltransferase: MPGPDDRRPFVPVDFDRPSIARVFDALMGGQDNYEADRVVLRQILELAPESQVMAKEVRHWLVRTVRYLTDREGIDQFLDLGSGFPTVDNTHQVAQRYNPEARVVYVDHDPVVQAHGRALLAANDFAHMAGNDLTEPAEVIEGLARTHRLEFDRPVGLILCAIIHHIQDLDQARKIVRAYVDALAPGSFVALLHQHNPADGSEAADVATSLEKRFNGTGLDTLYRSREEIESLFEGLDLVEPGLTYPHLWWPDGPRFTPLSTVNFTSLGGVARKP, from the coding sequence ATGCCAGGTCCCGACGACCGGCGTCCGTTCGTGCCCGTCGATTTCGACCGGCCGAGCATCGCGCGTGTCTTCGACGCGCTCATGGGTGGCCAGGACAATTACGAGGCCGACAGGGTGGTGCTGCGCCAGATCCTGGAGCTCGCGCCGGAGTCGCAGGTCATGGCCAAAGAGGTCCGGCACTGGCTGGTCAGGACCGTGCGCTACCTGACCGACCGGGAGGGCATCGACCAGTTCCTCGACCTCGGTTCCGGCTTCCCGACCGTGGACAACACGCATCAGGTCGCGCAGCGGTACAACCCCGAGGCGCGGGTCGTCTACGTCGACCACGATCCGGTGGTCCAGGCACACGGCCGCGCGCTGCTCGCGGCGAACGACTTCGCGCATATGGCGGGCAACGACCTGACCGAACCCGCCGAGGTCATCGAGGGCCTCGCACGTACTCACCGGCTGGAGTTCGACCGGCCGGTCGGGCTGATCCTGTGCGCGATCATCCATCACATCCAGGACCTCGACCAGGCACGGAAGATCGTCCGCGCCTACGTCGACGCGCTGGCCCCGGGTTCGTTCGTCGCGCTGCTGCACCAGCACAACCCCGCCGACGGCTCCGAAGCCGCCGACGTCGCGACGTCACTGGAGAAGCGCTTCAACGGCACCGGCCTCGACACGCTGTACCGCTCACGCGAGGAGATCGAGTCGCTCTTCGAGGGGCTCGACCTCGTCGAACCCGGGCTGACGTACCCGCATCTGTGGTGGCCGGACGGCCCGCGCTTCACCCCGCTCTCGACCGTGAACTTCACGTCGCTCGGCGGGGTGGCGCGCAAGCCCTAG
- a CDS encoding pyridoxal phosphate-dependent aminotransferase, which yields MSFPGPAARSDVPPFHVMDVLSAAQARQRSHGDLVPLVAGQPSAPAPRPVLEAAERALKDQTLGYTEQLGIPELREAVAAHYHRTYSVDVSPQDVIMTTGSSGGFLLSFLSAFEAGDRVAMARPGYPAYRNLLKVLGCEVVEFATGAETNFQPTTALLDELGPIKGLIVASPSNPTGTVLPPGELAAISGWCASHGVQLISDEIYHGISYGAGLDCAWQYGSEALVLGSFSKYFAMTGWRLGWMLAPQRLHRAIDVLTGNFTICPPAVSQHAAIAAFTQESYAEADGHVERYRANRDALFAGLKGIGIDKLAPADGAFYAYADVSAYTNDSLSWCQRILADTGVAIAPGIDFDPVDGGRFVRFSFAGSREDIDEGIRRLGDWLTAQGEPGIHPER from the coding sequence ATGTCCTTCCCCGGTCCCGCCGCTCGTTCCGACGTCCCGCCGTTCCATGTCATGGACGTCCTTTCGGCCGCGCAGGCACGGCAGCGCAGCCACGGCGATCTGGTCCCGCTGGTCGCGGGGCAGCCGTCCGCGCCGGCGCCGCGTCCGGTGCTCGAAGCCGCCGAGCGGGCGTTGAAGGACCAGACCCTCGGCTACACCGAACAGCTCGGCATCCCGGAACTGCGCGAAGCCGTCGCGGCGCACTATCACCGCACGTACTCGGTCGACGTGAGCCCGCAGGACGTCATCATGACGACCGGTTCTTCCGGCGGCTTCCTGCTTTCGTTCCTCAGTGCCTTCGAGGCGGGCGACCGGGTCGCGATGGCGCGTCCCGGCTACCCGGCCTACCGCAACCTGCTGAAGGTGCTCGGTTGCGAGGTCGTCGAGTTCGCCACCGGGGCGGAGACGAACTTCCAGCCGACGACGGCCCTGCTGGACGAACTCGGTCCGATCAAGGGGCTCATCGTGGCCAGCCCCAGCAACCCGACGGGCACCGTCCTGCCACCGGGTGAACTGGCCGCGATCAGCGGCTGGTGCGCGTCACACGGCGTGCAGTTGATCAGCGACGAGATCTACCACGGGATCTCCTACGGCGCCGGACTCGACTGCGCCTGGCAGTACGGGAGCGAAGCGCTCGTCCTCGGCTCGTTCTCGAAGTACTTCGCCATGACCGGCTGGCGGCTCGGCTGGATGCTCGCGCCCCAGCGGCTGCACCGCGCGATCGACGTCCTGACCGGCAACTTCACCATCTGCCCGCCCGCGGTCTCCCAGCACGCCGCGATCGCCGCGTTCACCCAGGAGTCGTACGCGGAGGCCGACGGCCACGTCGAGCGCTACCGCGCCAACCGCGACGCGCTCTTCGCCGGTCTCAAGGGCATCGGCATCGACAAGCTCGCGCCCGCCGACGGCGCCTTCTATGCCTACGCCGACGTCTCCGCGTACACGAACGACAGTCTCAGCTGGTGCCAGCGCATCCTCGCCGACACCGGCGTCGCGATCGCTCCCGGTATCGACTTCGACCCGGTCGACGGCGGCCGGTTCGTGCGGTTCTCCTTCGCGGGCTCGCGCGAGGACATCGACGAGGGCATCCGCAGGCTCGGTGACTGGCTCACGGCTCAGGGGGAACCCGGAATTCACCCTGAACGTTAG
- a CDS encoding TetR/AcrR family transcriptional regulator C-terminal domain-containing protein yields MTEPPYLRIAAEIRRRIVTGELREGDKVPSTRGIIAEWGVAMATATKVLATLKRDGLVIAKPGAGTVVAGRARTAAPRTEAELSRDRVVKAAIRIADAEGIRALSMRRIASGLGVATMALYRHVTAKEELILEMADMALGEIRFPPEPPPGWRVQLELMARAQWALFRRHPWLAQALSITRPQPLANLLRHADWATRALDGHGLPASTIMYAHITIFNHVRGIALSFESEAESESGTAVSADAWLAVHEPILRDLVAGGRFPNFADVASRAPFDYDLDTLFEFGLQRLLDGFSVLLAKAS; encoded by the coding sequence ATGACCGAGCCGCCCTACCTGCGGATCGCCGCCGAGATCCGCCGCCGCATCGTCACCGGCGAGCTGCGCGAGGGCGACAAGGTCCCGTCGACGCGCGGGATCATCGCCGAGTGGGGGGTCGCGATGGCGACCGCGACGAAGGTGCTCGCCACGCTCAAACGGGACGGCCTGGTCATCGCCAAACCCGGTGCGGGCACGGTCGTCGCGGGCCGCGCCAGGACGGCCGCGCCGAGAACCGAAGCGGAGCTTTCCCGCGATCGGGTGGTGAAGGCCGCGATCCGGATCGCGGACGCCGAGGGCATCCGCGCCCTGTCCATGCGCCGCATCGCGTCCGGTCTCGGCGTCGCGACGATGGCGCTTTATCGCCATGTCACCGCGAAGGAGGAGCTGATCCTCGAGATGGCCGACATGGCGCTCGGCGAGATCCGCTTCCCGCCCGAACCGCCGCCCGGCTGGCGGGTTCAGCTGGAGCTGATGGCCAGGGCCCAGTGGGCGCTGTTCCGGCGGCACCCTTGGCTGGCGCAGGCGCTCTCGATCACCCGCCCGCAACCGTTGGCGAACCTGCTGCGCCACGCGGACTGGGCCACCCGCGCGCTGGACGGTCACGGCCTCCCGGCGTCGACGATCATGTACGCGCACATCACGATCTTCAACCACGTGCGCGGTATCGCCCTCAGTTTCGAGTCCGAGGCCGAGAGCGAATCCGGGACGGCCGTCTCGGCCGACGCCTGGCTCGCCGTGCACGAGCCGATCCTCCGGGACCTGGTCGCGGGTGGCCGGTTCCCGAACTTCGCCGACGTCGCCTCGCGCGCCCCGTTCGACTACGACCTCGACACGCTCTTCGAGTTCGGCCTCCAACGACTCCTCGACGGTTTCTCGGTTCTCCTGGCGAAGGCGAGTTAG
- a CDS encoding HAD family hydrolase — MNWIVFDYGDVISEHTDALPTLAKAFGHELADFEPHYWAERDRYDFGGSDLEYWQSVGRALDVPVDKAFAEELTRVDVEGWSHLEPDVLELLQGLHEAGAALALLSNASSTFGRWVREQKWASLFRVTLFSGDLGCMKPDAKIFRILLGELGAEPADCLFFDDRQSNVDGARAVGMKAERWVGVTTAQSAFGSSEE; from the coding sequence ATGAACTGGATCGTCTTCGACTACGGCGACGTCATCAGTGAGCACACCGACGCGTTGCCCACCCTGGCCAAGGCGTTCGGCCACGAACTCGCCGATTTCGAGCCGCACTACTGGGCCGAACGGGACCGATACGACTTCGGCGGCTCGGACCTCGAGTACTGGCAGAGCGTCGGCCGCGCACTGGACGTCCCGGTCGACAAGGCTTTCGCCGAAGAACTGACCCGCGTCGACGTCGAGGGCTGGTCACACCTCGAACCGGACGTGCTGGAGTTGCTCCAGGGCCTGCACGAAGCGGGCGCGGCGCTCGCGCTGCTCTCCAACGCGTCGTCGACCTTCGGACGTTGGGTGCGCGAGCAGAAATGGGCGAGCCTGTTCCGCGTGACGCTCTTTTCCGGCGATCTCGGCTGTATGAAACCCGACGCGAAGATCTTCCGGATCCTGCTCGGCGAACTCGGCGCCGAACCGGCGGACTGCCTGTTCTTCGACGACCGTCAGTCCAATGTGGACGGTGCACGGGCGGTGGGGATGAAGGCGGAGCGCTGGGTCGGCGTGACAACAGCGCAATCTGCCTTCGGCTCTTCGGAGGAATAA
- a CDS encoding IS30 family transposase, with product MLGVGELPREVKVGFWGLVRAGLPAKPAAQVLGIGHTTCSRWFREAGGVMSNAPRLLSDRFLSLAEREEIMVLRARGESQAEIGRILGRSAGTISRELARNTVAGREYRASVAQAAAARRAKRPKVAKLAVDGHLRDLVQDGLLQKWSPQQVSKVLRENYADHPELQVSHETIYQALYVQSRGALRRELTACLRTGRALRKPQRQAQVRRERAPGRIQGMVNISERPAEVEDRAVPGHWEGDLICGTGHGSAIGTLVERTTRFVMLLHLPDGRDAATVAEAMAAMIATLPESMMASLTWDQGKEMAHHTRITAETGVQVYFADPHSPWQRGTNENTNGLLRQYFPKRTDLSVYSAEYLAAAAAQLNERPRKTLGWLTPAECLRRLLFPDETTSIATTS from the coding sequence GTGCTGGGTGTTGGGGAGTTGCCGCGTGAGGTGAAGGTCGGGTTCTGGGGGTTGGTGCGGGCTGGGTTGCCGGCGAAGCCGGCGGCCCAGGTGCTCGGGATCGGTCATACGACGTGTTCACGGTGGTTCCGTGAGGCTGGCGGGGTGATGAGCAACGCACCCCGCTTGTTGTCGGACCGGTTCCTGTCGCTGGCCGAACGCGAGGAGATCATGGTTCTGCGGGCGCGGGGTGAGTCCCAGGCGGAGATCGGCAGGATTCTCGGGCGGAGCGCTGGGACGATCTCTCGGGAGCTGGCCCGTAACACCGTGGCGGGTCGGGAGTATCGGGCCAGCGTGGCCCAGGCCGCGGCGGCGCGGCGAGCGAAGCGGCCGAAGGTCGCCAAACTCGCCGTCGACGGTCACCTGCGGGACCTGGTGCAGGACGGGTTGTTGCAGAAATGGTCTCCTCAGCAGGTCAGTAAAGTCTTGCGGGAGAACTACGCGGACCACCCGGAGTTACAGGTGTCGCACGAAACGATCTACCAAGCGCTCTACGTGCAATCCCGCGGCGCGCTGCGCCGTGAGCTCACCGCATGTCTGCGGACCGGGCGGGCGTTGCGTAAACCGCAGCGTCAGGCTCAGGTGCGCAGGGAACGGGCGCCGGGACGGATCCAGGGGATGGTCAACATCTCCGAGCGTCCCGCCGAGGTTGAGGACCGGGCGGTGCCGGGACACTGGGAAGGTGATCTGATCTGCGGGACCGGGCACGGTTCGGCGATCGGGACGCTGGTGGAGCGCACCACCCGGTTCGTGATGTTGCTGCACTTGCCCGACGGGCGTGACGCGGCGACGGTGGCCGAGGCGATGGCGGCGATGATCGCGACTCTGCCCGAGTCGATGATGGCGTCGCTGACGTGGGATCAGGGCAAGGAAATGGCTCACCACACCAGGATCACCGCGGAGACCGGGGTGCAGGTCTACTTCGCTGATCCGCACTCGCCGTGGCAGCGGGGGACCAACGAGAACACCAACGGGTTGCTGCGGCAGTACTTTCCCAAGAGAACCGACCTCTCGGTCTATTCCGCGGAGTACCTCGCCGCGGCCGCCGCACAGCTCAACGAACGACCGCGTAAGACACTCGGCTGGCTAACACCAGCCGAGTGCCTGCGGCGGCTACTCTTCCCAGACGAAACAACCAGCATTGCAACCACCAGTTGA
- a CDS encoding SigE family RNA polymerase sigma factor: MNQRDEQEFAEYFAAKRDSVRRTAYMLCGDWHRADDLAQTAFVALHRRWKKIRERAATDAYVRKTLVRAAIDESRRPWRREWQTEELPEPPQDGFDLGEQVVTREDLLAALREVPPKQRAVLVLRFFEGLDVGAAAKVLGCSEGNVKSQTARGLANLRQVMEKEEVARDGRE; the protein is encoded by the coding sequence GTGAACCAGCGCGACGAACAAGAGTTCGCGGAGTACTTCGCCGCGAAGCGGGACTCCGTGCGCAGGACCGCGTACATGCTCTGCGGTGACTGGCATCGCGCGGACGACCTCGCGCAGACGGCGTTCGTCGCGCTGCACCGGAGGTGGAAGAAGATCAGGGAACGGGCGGCGACCGACGCCTACGTGCGGAAGACGCTGGTCAGGGCGGCCATCGACGAGTCGAGGCGGCCGTGGCGGCGGGAGTGGCAGACCGAAGAGCTGCCCGAACCGCCGCAGGACGGCTTCGACCTCGGCGAACAGGTCGTCACCAGGGAAGACCTGCTGGCCGCGTTGCGTGAAGTGCCCCCGAAACAGCGGGCCGTGCTGGTGCTCCGGTTCTTCGAGGGGCTGGACGTCGGCGCCGCGGCGAAGGTGCTCGGCTGCAGCGAAGGAAACGTGAAGAGCCAGACCGCACGCGGGCTGGCGAACCTCAGGCAGGTCATGGAGAAGGAGGAGGTGGCACGGGATGGACGAGAATGA
- a CDS encoding FAD-dependent monooxygenase, with protein MQKVLISGAGIAGTTLAYWLRRHGFAPTVVERAPAPRTGGHAVDIRGTALGVVDRMGVLGRLRELGTDTLGMSFVNGAGKTLVKVTDHTLTGGLTDSEDVEILRDDLTDTLASVAQDGVEYVYGDWITGIAQRTDGVRVTFAQGGPRDFDLVVGADGLHSAVRSLVFGAEKQFSHHMDTYLAVFTVPNFLDLDRWQTFHMTPGKWPVCTARGTTRRRGRYSDSSLRSSTSTGMTSRSNENSSPTTSSATTGKCRDCSAKWSRASCTSIR; from the coding sequence ATGCAGAAGGTGCTGATTTCGGGCGCGGGAATCGCCGGTACGACGCTGGCGTACTGGCTGCGGCGGCACGGTTTCGCACCGACGGTCGTCGAGCGGGCACCCGCACCCCGGACCGGCGGGCACGCGGTCGACATCCGCGGCACGGCGCTCGGCGTCGTCGACCGGATGGGGGTGCTCGGGCGCCTCCGGGAGCTGGGCACGGACACGCTAGGGATGTCGTTCGTGAACGGGGCCGGGAAGACGCTGGTGAAGGTCACCGACCACACGCTGACCGGCGGGCTCACCGACAGCGAAGACGTCGAGATCCTTCGAGACGACCTCACGGACACGCTGGCCTCGGTCGCCCAGGACGGCGTCGAGTACGTGTACGGCGACTGGATCACCGGGATCGCGCAGCGAACCGACGGCGTGCGGGTCACCTTCGCCCAAGGCGGGCCGCGCGATTTCGACCTCGTCGTCGGCGCTGACGGACTGCACTCGGCCGTGCGATCGCTGGTTTTCGGGGCGGAGAAACAGTTTTCGCACCATATGGACACCTACCTCGCGGTGTTCACCGTGCCGAACTTCCTCGACCTGGACCGCTGGCAGACCTTCCACATGACACCGGGAAAATGGCCGGTCTGTACAGCGCGCGGAACAACACGGAGGCGCGGGCGATACTCGGATTCCAGTCTCCGGAGCTCGACTTCGACCGGCATGACCTCGCGCAGCAACGAAAACTCCTCGCCGACCACTTCCTCGGCCACGACTGGGAAGTGCCGCGACTGCTCCGCGAAATGGAGTCGAGCGAGCTGTACTTCGATTCGATGA
- a CDS encoding threonine aldolase family protein has translation MTSSPLSLIDFRSDTVTRPDDVMRQAMANAEVGDNVLDGDPTVTALEQRAAKVLGMPAALWTPTGTMANLIALCLHLQRGDRFLAPRGAHVITDELGSAAWLAGGMAEALEHDAGPGRPTPDTLSAAIGIPRGPYYALRTPLLCLENTHNSAGGAVTPPDEHAQLVAVAKEAGLTVHLDGARIWHAAIALGVPPAALTVGADTVSACFSKGLGAPVGSVVAGSPEFVEKARRMRQMLGGGVRQGGVLAAAGLVALDRVGDLAETHENATRLAAGFAEHGWEVNTPETNIVQVTAPDLVGRLAWLDRLGIQVLPSAGRIRFVLHRDLSAADVEETIDRIKTGG, from the coding sequence GTGACCTCGAGCCCGCTTTCGCTGATCGATTTCCGCTCCGACACCGTGACCCGGCCGGACGACGTCATGCGCCAGGCCATGGCGAACGCCGAGGTCGGTGACAACGTCCTCGACGGCGATCCGACCGTCACCGCCCTCGAACAGCGCGCCGCGAAGGTCCTCGGCATGCCCGCCGCGCTCTGGACGCCGACCGGCACCATGGCGAACCTGATCGCGCTGTGCCTCCACCTCCAGCGCGGCGACCGGTTCCTCGCGCCGCGCGGCGCGCACGTGATCACCGACGAACTCGGTTCCGCCGCCTGGCTCGCGGGCGGCATGGCGGAGGCGCTGGAGCACGACGCCGGCCCGGGGCGGCCGACGCCGGACACGCTTTCGGCGGCGATCGGCATCCCGCGCGGGCCGTACTACGCGCTGCGCACGCCGCTGTTGTGCCTGGAGAACACGCACAACTCAGCGGGCGGCGCGGTCACCCCGCCCGACGAGCACGCCCAGCTGGTCGCGGTGGCGAAAGAGGCGGGCCTGACCGTGCACCTCGACGGCGCCCGCATCTGGCACGCGGCGATCGCGCTGGGGGTTCCGCCCGCGGCTCTCACGGTCGGCGCCGACACCGTCTCCGCTTGCTTCTCCAAGGGCCTCGGCGCGCCTGTCGGCTCAGTGGTGGCGGGCAGCCCGGAGTTCGTCGAGAAGGCGCGGCGGATGCGGCAGATGCTCGGCGGCGGCGTCCGGCAGGGCGGGGTCCTGGCCGCGGCCGGGCTGGTCGCGCTGGACCGCGTCGGCGACCTGGCCGAGACGCACGAGAACGCGACACGGCTCGCGGCCGGGTTCGCCGAGCACGGCTGGGAGGTCAACACACCCGAGACCAACATCGTGCAGGTCACCGCGCCCGACCTCGTCGGCCGCCTGGCGTGGCTGGACCGGCTCGGGATCCAGGTGCTGCCGTCGGCGGGCCGGATCCGCTTCGTGCTGCACCGGGACCTTTCGGCGGCCGACGTCGAAGAAACCATCGATCGCATCAAGACCGGGGGCTGA
- a CDS encoding TetR/AcrR family transcriptional regulator translates to MTVAATTPKGERRRAELIESAAALLAEGGFDAVRHRAVAERAGLPLASTTYYFDSLDELVTAAVEHHANQELETGRRRLDELATRNRGVEATVDLVLDMLLGPLRPDREADAEAVLLRYERLVGTGRRPYLRPLMRTLSAQLYELLHEIFERSGTPVDGVELERLVALVDGAVVNALIEVDPEPRAAAARMLQAALA, encoded by the coding sequence ATGACCGTCGCAGCGACAACGCCGAAGGGTGAGCGAAGGCGCGCCGAACTCATCGAGTCCGCCGCGGCGCTGCTCGCCGAAGGCGGGTTCGACGCCGTGCGGCACCGTGCGGTCGCCGAGCGCGCGGGTTTGCCGCTGGCCTCGACGACGTACTACTTCGACTCGCTCGACGAGCTCGTCACCGCCGCTGTCGAGCACCACGCGAACCAGGAACTCGAAACCGGACGGCGACGGCTCGACGAGCTGGCGACCCGTAACCGCGGTGTCGAGGCCACCGTCGACCTGGTGCTGGACATGCTCCTCGGCCCGCTCCGCCCGGATCGCGAAGCCGACGCCGAAGCGGTCCTCCTGCGCTACGAGCGTTTGGTCGGGACAGGGCGTCGTCCGTACCTTCGCCCCCTGATGCGGACGCTGTCCGCGCAGCTGTACGAACTGCTCCACGAGATCTTCGAGCGCTCCGGCACGCCGGTGGACGGCGTCGAACTGGAGCGGCTGGTCGCCCTGGTCGACGGCGCCGTGGTCAACGCGCTGATCGAGGTCGACCCGGAACCGAGGGCCGCCGCCGCGCGCATGCTGCAAGCCGCCCTGGCCTAG